The following proteins are encoded in a genomic region of Serinus canaria isolate serCan28SL12 chromosome 13, serCan2020, whole genome shotgun sequence:
- the HRH2 gene encoding histamine H2 receptor: MRAGLLHPCSDTMDPCYNHTSSQKSMDLPQQVLVGFFLVVLIVITLCGNIIVCLAVTLDRRLRSLTNRIIVSLAITDLLLGLLVLPFSAFYELTKEWPFGSILCNIYTSLDVMLCTASILNLLMISLDRYFAVTTPLRYCQVVTPSRVAMGLAVIWTVSLMVSFLPIHLGWNTKGTAVQNTGPTCSKECTLAVNLVYGLVDSLLTFYIPLVIMCITYYRILRIAREQAKRINHTWGNAPVPPMVKEHKATVTLAVVLGAFIVCWFPYFTLFTYRGVWGDSKVKGTPMSIVLWLGYANSALNPILYGTLNKDFRVAYQHLLCCWRTGHPRNSHLPPLQKAQPRGRQGQGRQEGKPLKLEVRNEKGTLLTDGALKSTGAFL; the protein is encoded by the coding sequence ATGAGAGCAGGACTGCTCCATCCTTGCAGTGACACCATGGATCCATGTTACAACCACACAAGCTCTCAAAAAAGCATggacctcccccagcaggtGCTGGTCGGGTTCTTTCTGGTCGTCCTCATCGTGATCACTCTCTGTGGTAACATCATCGTCTGCCTGGCCGTCACCCTGGACCGCCGGCTGCGGAGCTTGACAAACCGCATCATCGTCTCCTTGGCCATCACAgacctgctgctggggctgctggtgctgccattCTCTGCTTTCTATGAGCTCACCAAGGAGTGGCCATTTGGCAGCATTTTGTGCAACATCTACACCAGCCTGGACGTCATGCTGTGCACGGCCTCCATCCTCAACCTCCTCATGATCAGCCTGGACCGCTACTTTGCTGTCACCACCCCGCTGCGCTACTGCCAGGTGGTCACTCCCTCCCGGGTGGCCATGGGCTTGGCTGTCATTTGGACCGTTTCACTGATGGTCTCCTTCCTACCCATCCACCTGGGCTGGAACACCAAGGGCACAGCAGTGCAAAACACAGGCCCCACCTGCAGCAAGGAGTGCACGCTGGCAGTGAACCTCGTGTACGGGTTAGTGGACAGCTTGCTCACCTTCTACATCCCTTTGGTCATCATGTGCATCACCTACTACCGGATACTCAGGATAGCCAGGGAGCAAGCCAAGAGGATAAACCACACGTGGGGTAACGCGCCCGTGCCCCCCATGGTGAAGGAGCACAAAGCCACCGTGACGCTGGCAGTGGTGCTGGGAGCCTTCATCGTGTGCTGGTTCCCCTACTTCACCCTGTTCACCTACCGGGGCGTGTGGGGGGACAGCAAGGTCAAAGGCACCCCCATGTCCATTGTGCTCTGGCTGGGCTATGCCAACTCAGCCCTGAACCCCATCCTCTACGGGACACTCAACAAGGATTTCCGAGTGGCATACCAGcacttgctgtgctgctggaggacgGGACACCCCAGGAACTCCCACCTACCTCCCCTGCAGaaggcccagcccaggggcaggcagggccagggcaggcaggagggtaAACCCTTGAAGCTGGAGGTGAGGAACGAGAAGGGGACTCTGCTCACTGATGGAGCCCTCAAGAG